TCTTAACACCACCACTTTCTCTAggctttttttataaaattgacctaaaaattttaattaattacattaatgacccatttttaattaaacacgtaaatttcttaaaatttacagTAAAAGTTGATAGAGCAAAAGAGTTTGGCGCCACCAACATGCCACGCCAGCAAttaggataaaaaattaattatttagtggAGCTATATAAAATGGCGCTACctatataaataccaaaaaaatattgtaatttataaaaaaaatagagggattttaaaaaaattccctTTTTTGGTGGAGCCAAATAAATTGGCGCGGCCCATTTCCTAATTGTTGCCCGcccctttttccttttaaaattttaaatatattaagaaattttctttttttctttacctattaaaatatatattaaaattttaaaattggttatacttcaattttttttaatatgtttaaaattttaatatattttaatatattaagtatattaaaatttaaaactggTTATACTCaacattttctttaatatatttaaaattttaatatatttaaatttttaagtttttaaaattttaaatatattaagaaatatttttctctttacctattaaaaataaatattttaaaattttaaaatatattttaaaaatatattgaatatattaaaattttaaaattggttatacttaacatttttaatatatttattttttaaatatattaaatatactaaaattttaaaattggttatacttaacatttttaatatatttaattttttaagtttttaaaattttaaatatattaaaaaacctTTTTGTCTTTacctattaaaatatatattaagtatatttaaattttaaatatattaaaattttaaaattaattatacttaacattttttaatatatttaaaattttagaaaattttaaaaaatcacattagAAATTGGTGGCACCAACTTATTTGGCTCCACCAAAAAATGGAATAGTTTTTTAAAGTccctcattttcaaaaaattatagtaTTTCCCTAATATTTATACAAGTGACGCCATTCTACATGGCTCCaccaaaaaattgatttttttatcccgattgctgacgtggcatgttgGTGGTGTCAAACTATTTGGCTCCACTAACTTTCACTGTAGATTTTAGgtcatttaagtgtttaatcAAAAATATGAgtcatttatgtaattaattaattttttaggttaattttataaaaaaaaccctaattataaGTGTCTAACCCCATTTTAatcaatgttaaaatttgatgaatttattttaatatgttttatattatatctgaagtgataaatttatattttaatttaattaattttaatatttatatttttaaaattaattaattttagttttagatttttttaattttggaactTTTATTCCTAACctaaataatagtaattaaatatgttttgttaaattcaattactaatcTTGTATTATGTGTACAGTTGTAAATTTGGTCTATATTCTTCAATTGTATCATTCTaagttttatactttttaaactttgaaatttcaatcttaacccaaatataacctaattttttAGTGAGTAACATAcggaaataataaaatgttatggTATTACATTATGACAATATATTTGACTcctcaaattttggaaatagttAATAGTTCAAAgactaaaaatgatcaaattaaagtataaaaattaaattcataattttcacaaaatacaaggactaaaagcagaatttaccaaaaaaacTAATGATCTTGactcaaaattttcatagtAAGGATCAAAGAAGCTTCTGCAATGGAAGAAAAATCACCCAAATCATAATTTCAAGACAAGAACCCAGATTTATATGCTTGATCTCTCTTGTCTTATGATCCAAGATAAAGAAAGgggattaatttaattagaacaaAAATTATGCAAATCTCCACAGTTTCCACAAACCTGTTGCTGTTAGTAATAGTGCTTTCCTTGCTTAGCCCTGCAATTGAAGCTCAGCAGCCTACTTATCGGTTTCACTCTTGTCCAAACACCACCACTTTCACCGTAAACAGCACTTATCAAGCCAACCGCAATACCGTCTTATCATCGCTGTCGTCTAATAGCACCCGTGGTGATGGTTTCTACAACACAACCGCCGGCAGGAGCCCTGACATGGTATACGGTCTTTTCCTTTGCCGTGGGGATCTTTCTACCAGCGTCTGCCAAGCGTGTGTCACCTTTGCCACCACCGATATTTCCCAACGTTGTCCCAACCAAACAACAGCGGTGGTTTGGTACGACGAGTGCCTCCTACGGTACTCGAATCAAAATATCTTTTCCGTTGTGACAGAAGAACCTGAAGTTAGATTGCGTAACACTCAGAATGTGACCGATAACCAAGACCTTTTCAACCAGCAAGTCTTAGCTATGATGAACGATACAGCAAACCAAGCAGCAAACACACCAGAAGGTGCTAAAAAATTTGCGACTAGAGAGGAAGATGTTAATTTTTCATCAACTTTTGAAGCACTGTATACCCTTGGTCAGTGTACACCGGACTTGATAAGCATGGATTGCAATAGATGTCTGCGAATGGTAATATCAACTCTTCCAACTGGATGGCAAGGCGCAAGAGTGTTGAATCCTAGCTGTAACGTTAGATATGAAATTTACCCGTTCTATAATCAAACAGGCGTTGCATCTCCACCTTCTCCAACACCTTCTCCTCCAGCTCCAGGAGGGAATGGCCGAAGATCATGGCCAATAATTGTTGCCATTGTTGTTCCAATTgctgcttccattttgcttttaTTACTGATGTGTTGGCTGTTAAAGAGAAGAGCAAAGAAGAAGTACGACACTAATGGTAATgggaattttaaatttgtgttcCTTTTGAGCCATACCATATTTATTTCCTTGTCtctcaaaaaaagaaattgacagTCTTTGCTATTTGGTTGGGCTGTGCAGTAGGGTATGACATAACCACCATAGACTCCTTGCAGTATGATTATGCCACAATTGAAGCTGCAACAGACAAGTTTTCAGATGCTAACAAGCTAGGTAAAGGCGGTTTTGGTGAGGTTTATAAGGTATTGTTACTTCCTCTTGATTCTGACCCGAAGCAGAAAACTCGATTTCATTAACCAGATTCTAAACCCGACCCAACACAATTTGATCATAAAAAGTAAAGGGAAGGATGCAAATCCATTGTAACCTGACCCGAAAAACCAAGTAATTGATCTAAATATGCATTTAATGATTGgttattaatttgtatatgcTCAGGGTATCCTTTCTAACCAACAAGAAATAGCTGTTAAGAAATTATCAAGAGGTTCAGGACAAGGTGATGAGGAATTTAAAAACGAGGCCGTATTGGTAGCCAAGCTTCAACACAGAAATCTAGTCAGACTATTGGGCTTTTGCttgaaaagagaagaaaggaTACTAGTTTATGAATATGCTCCCAACAAGAGCCTCGactattttgtttttggtatttttctcATACTTTGCAATGACCCTCTTGAGAATTTGAATTGATGATCTGTTAACACAATTGCTTGTTTTGTTTAGATCCTGCAAAACAAGGAAATTTGGATTGGTTGAGACGATACAAGATAATCGAAGGGATTGCACGTGGAATTCTTTATCTGCACGAGGATTCCCGGCTTAGAATCATCCACCGTGATCTCAAGGCCAGCAATATATTATTAGATGAAGACATGAACCCCAAGATTTCGGATTTCGGCATGGCAAGGATTTTCGGGGTTGATCAAACTCAAGGAACAACAAGAAGAGTTGTTGGCACCTAGTAAGTTTTACCTTTGTTCATAAGCAATTCAACTATTGGATGGCCTAACACCTCCATTACACTGACATTGTTACCGGTTCAACAGTGGCTATATGTCTCCGGAATATGCAATGCAGGGGCAATTTTCGGTTAAATCAGATGCATACAGTTTCGGGGTTTTAGCTCTAGAAATCGTAAGTGGCCAAAGGAACAGTGATTTCTACGAAACAGAAGGCGCTCAGGACCTCATTAGCTATGTGAGTAAAATTCTTTTGGCCTAGTTTGTTCAAATATCCTTAATAGAACTTACAGAACCTTTGATGAACCAATGCAGGCATGGAAGCTATGGAAGGATGGGAGATCCCTGGAATTGTTGGACCCTGTTCTAAGATACAATTACTCGACAAATGAAGTCATTAGATGCATCCAGCTCGGGTTATTATGCGTTCAAGAAGATCCAGCTGACCGGCCAACAATGGCCACCGTTGTTCTCTTGCTCCACAGTTACTCTGCCACACTACAAGTGCCTAAACAACCAGCATTTGTGCTTCAGAGTAGAACAGATGGGAGGATGCCAGACAAGGGTCTTGAATCTGATCAATCTACTAGTCGATCAATGCCATGGTCTAACAATGAGGCCTCTATCACGGAATTATACCCTCGGTAATGTGAGTTATTAGatgcatcatcatcttcaacctcaAACTGAAGGTAGATAGCTATCTGCCAATGTTGATTAAGCTTTTGTTCCGCCTGTTTATGAATTATTGTTGTAGTTATTTACTTCCAAAAACCTTGATATTCCGTCTTATTCTGGTTTTTTGGATTAATCCATAAGAGGTGCTAAACTATTACTCGGATTTTAAATTGTCATTAACCTTCAAATCATTTTAGtgttattatcatttatttaatctaatcattaacttcaaatattaaatatcacttcagatataatataaaatttattaaaaataaattcatcaaattttaacattgatTAAAATGGGGTTAGACACTTCTATTGGATTCTATGATCATAGCAGCCTGTCTAAAGAGGTAATCAATTTACTCCAATGATGACGGGAGGCTCACTTGTATATAATTAAggcttttttataaaattaactcaaaaaatttaattaattacataaatgacccatgttttttattaaacaCGTAAATGACCTAAAATCTACAGTGAAAGTTGGTGGAGCCAAAGAGTTTGGTGCCACCAACATGCCACGTTAGCAATcggaataaaaaaaatcaattttttggtGGAGCCATGTAGAATGGCGTAACCTGTATAAATATTAGGAAAATactataatttttgaaaaatggggGACTTTAAAAAAGTTTCCACTTTCTAATGGAGTCAAATAAGTTGGCGCCACGAGTTtccaatgtaattttttttaagttttctaaaattttaaatatattaaaaatatgttaagtataattaattttaaaattttaatatatttaaaattttaatatacttaatatatattttaataggtaaagacaaaaaatgttttcttaatatatttaaatttttaaaatatattaaatatattaaaattttaaaattggttatacataacattttttaatatatttaaaattttaatatatttaaatttttaaattttaaatatattataaaatattaagtataagcaattttaaattttaatatattcaatatatttttaaaaatatattttaaaattttaatatatttaatatatttttaataggtaaagagaaaagtattttaatatatttaaaattttaaaaatttaaatatattaaaattttaaatatgttaaagaaaatgttgagtataaccaattttaaattttaatatacttaatatattaaaatatattaaaattttaaacatattaaaaaattttaagtataaccaattttaaaattttaatatattttttaataggtaaagacaaaaaaaaattcttaatatatttaaaattttaaaaggaaaaaggggCGGGCAACACTTAAGAAATGGGTGACGCCAATTTATTTGGCTCCaccaaaaaaggaaatttttttttaaagtttctatTTTTTAGAACTTACAATATTTCCCTAGTATTTATACAGGTGACATTTTATATGATTCcactaaaaatttgattttttttatcctaGTTGCTGATGTGGCATGTTGGTGGCATCAACCTCTTTGGTTCCACCAACTTTCACCATAGGTTTTAGGTTATTTAAGTGTTAATTAGAAAATaggtaatttttataattaattaatttttttggattaattttataaaaaagccTATAATTAGACACTTTATTCcatcatatataaaaaaattacacacATGGTACTCTACGAGACAAATCTAAAATAgcaattttatgattaattttgacaAGAAAATCCAACTCATATACTACTAATGTTTTAATATGATAATTGTCACTCACTACTAACATGTCTTATAACCTATTACGTCAAGTCACATAACCAATTTAACAAGACATTCACTTTGAATGATAAATCCATCAATTAAATGAGGACATGTGGCATATAAATGTTCCCCTTCACACTCCTCGGAGTGAGGGATTCTTTCTTCTACCTCTCTTTTCTAGCCAAGTTTCATTGAAGTTTCTCACAATCTTTCCTCTCTCAACTCAATCAATTACGACTCTCGACTCACCGAATAAACTATCTTTGATCACCTCATCGCATTTTTTATCAACAACTATCAAATCATTTTTAGTTTCTAAATCATGAATTTCCAAGgtttattagtaaaataaagttTACATCCCCCCCTCCCGGGGGAAAATTAAAGCTAGTGAAAAAGGCTACATGAATCAATTCATCATGAACCTGAAATTGTTCTAATGTTCTTGCCTTCTGATATAAACTATGAACAAAAACAGCTGTCCGCCTACTTTTTTGGAAAACGCTTATAAATAATGAAGAGCAGTCATCATATAAGCATTAGCCATCTTATCTCGCCCTATCCTCTAACCTCATCAACGAATTTCAAATGTAGGGAAAATGCTACCCAATAATTAATCGACTAGACATTCGCTATACTACTGCCGACTATTTAAAAGGCAGCCATAAAAGTGGAGATAAAAATGATTCTATGTTTCCAACCACTAGAGAATTATCAACCAGGTGGAGTCGGGTCGTATTTGtgttctttttatataattttgattgtttttattgtttgagAATGATTTTGTTCGAAACATAAATAGTATTTAGATAAatacttttcaataattttaggatttaaacTCAATCTAAATATCTAAACAATATATTCATTGTCATTTCTTCCAACCACCTAAATACGTAATTATTGTTGAAATTCAGCTTAATTTAAAAGATAGATTTTAAATTCTATTCAAATCTACtcatatttgtatttaaataagtttattttttaaattttaatagaaataacaTTTGCTTTGCGTTTAATGTTACTAATTTTagatcattttttcttttattagtaaaacgtttaaaaataaatttatcttttaatatttatgtatattaaattttggtttaatataatatttggtacctaaaattgacatgttttttaatttggtatttaaactttttttacccaatttggtacctaagctTTTTTGGGTCTAGTTTGGTAATCGAACTTGGCACCTAAACTTGTTAAATGATATACAACTATACAAGTTACCCCAAAAACTGTGTTAAAAATTCATGTTATGGTACAAAAATATCGTCGATATTAGAAGAAATTCATGTTAACAAGTTATGCGTTGAGCTATACTTAACGACTTAATACTTAATAAGAAAACAAGATttctaaaacccaaaataaaataaattcattattttaaattaataaaatgaaataaataaattgaactaaaagtaattgaacatttaaaacgCAAAAAAGATATACCATGTCATTTGCTACATATCAATTGTACATTGATTATTTTGGTACCTCATAAAAATTGACATTGTTAGTTTATTGGAGTAGtttgtataacatttaataagtTCAGTACcaaattggacaaaaaattaagtatcaaattaaaaaaagtgtcAAGTTTTAACACAAGCTACCAAAGACAATAATGActaaactaagattttaaattataaaataagaaaattaaattttaacattaaaatataatgattaaatatcaaattttgtcaaaatactGCACTAACACATTTTAACCTATATATATGTGCGTGTAAAACATGTCCATCCCCCATAAgctttttcttcaaatttcgTTTCTTTTCAAGACctaatttcaaacatttaatGATAATGAATCAATCTAAGACATAGATATCATATCATTAAgagttgtattttttattttattttcataattaaaaatcatgtgATGGTTTGATATTGTTATACCTTCaaatttagggtgggtttggaggGGCGGTGTGTTTATttacggttagtgtaaaaaaaacggtggcggtgagattagatattgtaacGATACtttagcgtgagacaaaaagtaagctaaatacACCACATCGCACCCAATCGcctatccaaacccacccttactatattcttttttctattaaatcaTTCATTATTTCAACTTTGTGTGAACCTTAGTGGGAGAAAGGGATATACATCCTTTATTAATTGAAACAACAACAGACCAAAAGCCTGTATCTGGTTGTCACCGCAACTggtttttttgttctttttttttagtttcattttaaaGTATGTTGAAGTTTTCTGCCATTACGGTGAATTAGACATGTGTTCACACTTGTAATTTGTAAGGGAAACTTCCTGTGGTTTTCCCTTCTTCACAGTGTAACCTGCTTCGAAGTTACCCTTTTCAGGACACAGTACgataatatatacaaaatcaGATTAATCAACCACCCCATTTTTGTTTCACTCAAATACATTGTTTTTTTGGAATAAAgcaatattttattcttaatttattccTAATTCTTTTCCATtcatattagttttaaattttgatagcTTGTCTAAAGTTGGttcttaaacttaaattttgttaGGCTGTAATGACATAATACTTTCATATTATGTGATCTATCAcctgaaatttttaaatgatattttataatttttaatatttttatatgtttagattttattaatattttaatttttaggagATGAAGTGACATGTCATCAAaccttaacaaaattcaaattcaagacatatatatataaaacctaCCAAGTTTTAGGATTAGTGTGCATAAAAAATTCAGGGACCAAGTTAGAAAAAGTTGTTAATTTTAGGGACTAACTGTTGTCTTATACCTTGTTTCTTAAAAAGTTTACAggtaaaaatacaaataatacatatctaaaaactataattaagaattgaaaattaaaatatatccaAGCTTAGATCataataaacattcaaataaattGAGATAATAAAGTTTCGGATCTCATTGTTTCAGTTGTTACATATTCAAATCGAATGCaatttttaataagtaattATATTCAGTTGTTATATCTTTAACCGTAGATTGGAGTAATTTCCTTACATTAACtcggtaaaaatattatggagGTCCTTGTATTAGAAATTaacttacattttattttatttatttaaaaatagttaaattaatccttatatattagatcaaaaagtaaattaagtttttatgttaaaaatttcattgtaAAATTGTTGATACTAACTAATAACTTAACAGTTACCACATATACCTCATGTTGAGATATAAAACCAATTTCTAACCGttaaaatggatgaatttttaataaaataacgaatttatttttaatttaataaacatatcctaatttgttttttgttttaaatttcgTCCGTTCATTTCTTTTCAACACCCAATTTCAAACATTGAATAATGAATTGACACCAAATAGATAAGAgttaaatcattttattgttttatgatttttttcatgaGATAAAATCCATATAATCTTACTCTTTCTACTATTAAATGAActgatttatttttgtattattaaaattaaattaaattaaattgaaataaatttaacatttacggtttaaaaatacaatttattgtttaataaaattaatatttttaaagttttatgattctataaataaaatcttttatttggaattgaactgcaattgaaaaaattattttcaagacatttttatataataaatgcTAACTCTATTATAACtgaaacttatttaattttttaatagtataaagactaaactaatctatttaataatagacggactaatttaatttaatccctataatACATTAACCTTCCAAATACTTTACCCTTGAGAATATACCTTCAAACCTCGTATTCCCTTTTTCTATTACATCATTTGatgttagttattatttttaaatttgtgtaaCCCCGTcttcaagactaaattgaaaaaaatgtccaattttaaaattaatgtggattcaaaaaattaaggatcaaattaaaaaatgcctatttgtataattattgcaaaaaattttaagtacaaTATGCCTAAATAACTACAACTTAATTAAATCAATGCGAAGTAtataatcaaattgaaaattgaaatatatctatatttaaactaaaataaatttgaataaaactgagacttaaactcaaaataattttggaaccttaaaatttccagaatctcgttttatcatttcaactaaAGCTTTGTTATACATATTAGGggttagattacattttgtgTAAATTTGGTAAAAGTATTGTGGAGTTCTTTATATTAAgggttagattgcattttgtcccatTTACTCAAGAGTgaataaattagtttttgtaCCTTAGATTCGGTCCTTCTGTCAAAAACTTCATccattttttctattaaaaagtaGTCCATATTGTTAGCATGATGTGCACTTGATGTGCCGCACATCACGTGTAACTATTTGGTTATTCTGTCAATCACACTAGTTTCTagtagtagaaatggatgaaacttttaatagaaatgaccaatttactctttcatctaacatacagggactaatttgcacaTTTTTTAGTAAAGGGAGCAAagattaatctaatttttactACAAGGGACCTTTATGGTACTTTTattgttt
This genomic window from Gossypium raimondii isolate GPD5lz chromosome 10, ASM2569854v1, whole genome shotgun sequence contains:
- the LOC105775117 gene encoding cysteine-rich receptor-like protein kinase 10, with amino-acid sequence MQISTVSTNLLLLVIVLSLLSPAIEAQQPTYRFHSCPNTTTFTVNSTYQANRNTVLSSLSSNSTRGDGFYNTTAGRSPDMVYGLFLCRGDLSTSVCQACVTFATTDISQRCPNQTTAVVWYDECLLRYSNQNIFSVVTEEPEVRLRNTQNVTDNQDLFNQQVLAMMNDTANQAANTPEGAKKFATREEDVNFSSTFEALYTLGQCTPDLISMDCNRCLRMVISTLPTGWQGARVLNPSCNVRYEIYPFYNQTGVASPPSPTPSPPAPGGNGRRSWPIIVAIVVPIAASILLLLLMCWLLKRRAKKKYDTNVGYDITTIDSLQYDYATIEAATDKFSDANKLGKGGFGEVYKGILSNQQEIAVKKLSRGSGQGDEEFKNEAVLVAKLQHRNLVRLLGFCLKREERILVYEYAPNKSLDYFVFDPAKQGNLDWLRRYKIIEGIARGILYLHEDSRLRIIHRDLKASNILLDEDMNPKISDFGMARIFGVDQTQGTTRRVVGTYGYMSPEYAMQGQFSVKSDAYSFGVLALEIVSGQRNSDFYETEGAQDLISYAWKLWKDGRSLELLDPVLRYNYSTNEVIRCIQLGLLCVQEDPADRPTMATVVLLLHSYSATLQVPKQPAFVLQSRTDGRMPDKGLESDQSTSRSMPWSNNEASITELYPR